In the Populus trichocarpa isolate Nisqually-1 chromosome 8, P.trichocarpa_v4.1, whole genome shotgun sequence genome, TCTCATCAGCCCCCTCGCCCCTATACTATATCCTCTTCAAATTGCTCTTCTCTTGGTCACCCTCATGTTGGTGACTTCTCTGCTGGTGGGTCTCCACCGCATAGGAGTACTAGTGACAGTATTGCTGGTACTTCTCTGAACATGCTTTTTCTCCGTGATTTCATTCACTCCCCTTCAGGTTCGTCGTTTCATAATCATCCCCAACCTTTTTCTGATCACTCTCCATGCATCAATGGGTCCTCCAATTCTGATCCCAGCAATTTCTCTGGTGGTTATTTGGTGAATCCTTCTATTAACACTATTTCTAGTTCATTTAATATCTCTTTAGCAGACTCAACTGTCACTACTCTACCGCACATGGAGTTTCATCAGAATTATAGAGCTCCTGGAGACCTGAAAAGGCCCGACGCTAAAGCTGAAGAGTTGGAATTTTTTCCACAAGAACCATCCGATTCTGGTTTGTTGCAAGAGATTATTCAAGGGTTTTTCCCTAAACACTCCTCTGACAAGATTGCGTCTTCAGAAATCTCTGGAGAGTCAGTAGCTGCACAAACGTCTGAAATAATATCTGTTAATCAGTCACTAGATGGGTCGAGAAGGGGCATGAAGAAGTACTTCGTTAAAAATGAGCACCATGATCCTTATCTTGGTCATCAAGGAATAAGGTCGGGGCAGCTAATTGAGGGTTGTTACAGTGGGGTTAGTTCTCATGAACTTCCGCACTGTAATGAGATGTCATTGATCAATCATCAGATGGGTCCGGACTCCATCTTGGATGACATTTTTCAGTACCCAGATCGTATGAGTGCCTTTGCTGCCAGGTTCCAGAATGTTTGAGGTCTTGTTTCGGTGCAACGTCTACAAGATTTTTAGTTACTTAATGTTTAGTTATAGGACTTCAATTCAAAAGATTATCTAGCTTAAGTTACCATGATTTCCTCTtggaaattttgttaaattaagcTGATCATTATATATGTTATATATCCTCTTAACTCTTGAAGTCTACCGGAACCGGGTTATAATGAAGTTAATTTCGTGTTTTGTTTACAATGGTCTctgcactctctctctctctatcataTGTGTTCATTGTTGACTTTGGATCTGAAAAGGTTGTGTTTACTCGGCTTTATGCTTCTCTTTAGTGTTCTTTTTTACTGCTATGGTGTACAGCCAgtgtattttcatttttggttCTTTCCTCGGAATATATCAAAGTAAACCCTAAATGGGTAAGCTGAAAACCATTCGTAGAATCCGGTGTTTTTCCAGGTATAAACTAGCTACTACCtgggaaaaatataaaaatggtaCCTTACATTGTCCACTGTTATCCATGCCTTCCCCAGTTTTTGTTGCAAGTGATTGTACTCcctcgttttttctttttctactatttattattttttttgcaccGCCCACGATTGATTCTAATTTTAGAAGAACTAAATGATGAGTTCCAGATAAAGTTTCTTTTGGGAAGCGAGGAGTTCCGTTTGGATAGCATCATTGAAGAACCAGAGATCCCAGAACGCCATTTTTTTCGTTTACCATGCTATTAGTATAAATCTCCAAGTACTCTTATATAGCCATAATATACTTTTGTTATGGTGTTTAAAAAAACCCTTTGCCGACTATAATTGCATGGAAATCGAGGCTCTTGTGCACGGAAAGACTTCCGAAGTAAAGAGTATGCTAGTATGGTGCTTAAGTTAGCATTCACTGAAGAGGGAAAGAGCCTTAAGAGAACATGTTCAATGTGTTTGCATAATAAAGccgggagagagagagagagagagagagagagagagagagaggagacgCCTTTGCCTTGGAATTCAAAACCCTTTATACAGCTTTGAGCTCATATGAATTTGTTGACAGACAAATGCAAAATAGACAATTTATATGATATATGTATGAGCTTtgaagaaaaattgagagatttatttttgtttaagccACTACCCCTCAAGATTTGTACGTTTTCCTTGGTGTTAAGCTCTTTATTATCAAGAATTTGTGGTCTTAACTTGagtttggttttgtattttgtatCCACCTTGTTTGATATAATAAAACTTTGATCCATTTACGCTAATATAGAATAATAGTGTTCGAGAATATGgttaataacatattatttttttaaaaaaaaatatgtttttaaatcgttttgatatactgttattaaaaataattttaaaaaatttaaattttttttattttcaagtaaaaaaacatttaaacggTAAACACTACCAAAAGTTCCAAATACTCTCTTAATCAAACCATATAAATTTGATGTTCTTAATTCCTTTCTCCTTTAATTTCCCATTCTCTTTTAATTAACACTTTATAAGAATATTTAAGAGAATCTATAAACTTAAGAACCGAACCTTATCTTATGAATAGTATATGAGAAGTACAGTAACTGAACTTGATTATAGATTGGATTCAAACTGAACCTGTAAATTTTAGATTAACCAAACCAAACCTATGTTAGATTAACTGAACTGAGTCTGATATATAGAGACATCCATGCACGCATTTGTTTTCCTTATAattctcttatatttttcaattcttaataTATACTCGACAGCAGTGTTAGAAATAAATGGTGATTTTACATGTAATGccattctttttaatatatttagaaCATAAAACAACTATATAAATCTATATGactattataatattttgttactttatcttataaaaaattataattatatattgaagtGTTATAGTAAGAATATCCTTAGTTATTGGAGCAGCTTTTATGCACATAGATTAATTTCTTTCCTTGATCCAATGTCAAACAAGCCCCCTCTAtaagataatgattttttaaagttttaaaaaatattgttaattttatcatcatatATATTCTACTTTTAGACTTTTAAGAACACATAATTTTTTGTCgatcaattttatgtttgattttgaacATTATTTAAGATtgagttatttattttgaacatatttaatattgttaattttatgttttattttggcTAGTTAAgatctaagaaaataaaaagaaaagagtagtaaaataaagaatattcaGCGCTTATCAATATCaagtttgttttattaaaaaaactataaaactcttagaataaaataaattaagtattcACTCTtggattaaaagttatttaatcGTTAATTAATCTCCAAATCAGTTGTCCAAAATCTATCATTGTTttataacatgattttaaataaatatcatagaAGTACTGCAGCAAACTTatttattcataataataaatattaattagttattgaaTGTATTATTATCGAAATTAATGTTGCAGTTATGCTCGACATTATTTACTACTTTTAACGGTTCCCAGTCCCCCGCTTGGAATAGTTTCTTCCGACAAGGAAGCGTACGAATGTTGGAAGATTCAGCATTAATTAAAATCCATCACTGCTGCAACCATCATCCGTACGCTCGCGCACATATTCTGATCAATTCCTCTTTGCCAGAATAACAAGATACGCATACCCATTTCGTACATTATTAGCATATCCTGTGGGTCCTTTTTCTTCTGATCTAGTTATGACCCTAATGTCAGTCTTGATGGACTGTAATTAATCCACTTCCCACGGTTGCCCGAGGGGGCTGAGGCTTTCCTTTCACGAGCAGGACGGTGGCAACAATGATCTGGTTGCTTCCCCGCGACGAGATTTGACACcgttataaattatatatctaAACACGCtatagtattatttttaaatataatcttTAGGGTTTTACTTAACGGCGAAGTGGATTAAATCTACCCAGGGTGTCCACCCGATTAAGGAGCTGGATTTTATATCATACAGTTTGACCcagtttaactttaaaaaattaaaaaaaaattatgtttgagatttcacatcaaaaaaatttgaaacaatGCATgagatataaattatataaaaaaaatacgaggTATGAAACGTGGTATAattatctcatattgaaaagttaataaacaattcatgtgaatataagttatatatagttatttcacattgaaaaattaagaaacaatttatGTTGATATaagctataaaaaataaatgtgaagtAAAGTATAACTATtccacatcaaaaaattaagaaataatccatGTGAATGTaagatataaaacataaatgtaAAGTGtagtataatataattattctaTATTGAGAAGTTAGGAAACAATTTACGTATATGAGCTATATATAGTTATCTCATATctaaaggttaaaaatacaattcatgTAGATGGATGCTATATATAGATATCTCACatctaaaagttaaaaaatacaattcataTGCATGTAAGTTACAAAAACAACATGTGAGGTTAggtatttataaattgattttatatttttaaggtttattaaaaaaaaatttaaaagaagccTGGTCTCACCTAGGTTATGTTGGGTCACCCGAGTTTTAGGTAAACCTGGCTGGTCGTCTGGGTTAACCAGGCTAATTGCAAGCTAGggtttttgtaatttgaaaCTCGGCTAAGACCTCGGGTCAACTTATCATGCTTGATTGGGTGTCATAACTATGGTGGATGCCATagtacctaaaaaaataaaataaaaaaattatgtttgagattttaatatcccacatgaaaaaagttttgaaacaaTACATGTGGatgtaaactataaaaaatgtgAGGCATGAAGTGTAGTATATTTAATCATACGtcgaaaagttaagaaacaatcaATGTGAACGTagaccatgaaaaaaaatataaagtgtaATATACTCATCCCATATCAGAaatttaagaaacaatccaCTTGGATGTAAGTTATATATAGTTAtcacaaatt is a window encoding:
- the LOC7469044 gene encoding ethylene-responsive transcription factor ESR2 yields the protein MEEALRRLDGIPSHTLETILHEPIIADLQKKSAPTNTASTTTNKRSLKESGGTGGNMRYRGVRRRPWGRYAAEIRDPQSKERRWLGTFDTAEEAACAYDYAALAMRGLKARTNFVYPDAHSATADPAHNLLPPFTFSKSSHQPPRPYTISSSNCSSLGHPHVGDFSAGGSPPHRSTSDSIAGTSLNMLFLRDFIHSPSGSSFHNHPQPFSDHSPCINGSSNSDPSNFSGGYLVNPSINTISSSFNISLADSTVTTLPHMEFHQNYRAPGDLKRPDAKAEELEFFPQEPSDSGLLQEIIQGFFPKHSSDKIASSEISGESVAAQTSEIISVNQSLDGSRRGMKKYFVKNEHHDPYLGHQGIRSGQLIEGCYSGVSSHELPHCNEMSLINHQMGPDSILDDIFQYPDRMSAFAARFQNV